In Thiospirochaeta perfilievii, a single window of DNA contains:
- a CDS encoding cold-shock protein, which translates to METGTVKWFNSTKGYGFITQANGNDLFVHTSGINGYIDEGDTVEFEIGDGQKGPCAINVKKFNLVFNQFFIFQIIKKGR; encoded by the coding sequence ATGGAGACAGGAACAGTAAAGTGGTTTAATTCTACTAAAGGATACGGTTTCATTACACAAGCTAATGGAAATGATTTATTTGTACACACAAGTGGAATTAACGGTTACATTGATGAAGGTGATACTGTGGAGTTTGAAATTGGTGATGGTCAAAAAGGCCCTTGCGCAATCAATGTAAAAAAGTTTAATTTAGTTTTTAATCAATTTTTTATATTTCAAATCATAAAAAAAGGAAGATAA
- a CDS encoding 3'-5' exonuclease, whose product MLILNNYKELYNTKKEIVVFDLETTGLNPKSERIIEIGALKIRDNEIVDRLSMLVNPGIPVPFYSTKVNGITTDMLIGCISDIEGVKQFIEFSKNCIIVAHNISFDIGFINSYLERANTPILENMLVDTVRLARKAFPGEKKYSLGIIASRLNIDVLNAHRAEDDARVCYELYTMCINKLKNTEMI is encoded by the coding sequence ATGCTTATATTAAATAACTATAAAGAACTATATAATACTAAAAAAGAAATTGTTGTTTTTGATCTTGAAACCACGGGTTTAAACCCAAAGAGTGAGAGGATTATAGAAATTGGTGCCCTTAAAATTAGGGATAATGAAATTGTAGACCGGTTATCAATGTTAGTTAACCCTGGAATACCTGTTCCATTCTATTCCACAAAGGTAAATGGTATAACTACTGATATGTTAATAGGGTGTATTAGTGATATTGAGGGCGTTAAACAGTTTATTGAATTCTCTAAAAACTGTATAATTGTAGCTCATAATATATCCTTTGATATCGGTTTTATTAACTCGTATTTAGAGAGAGCTAATACTCCAATATTAGAAAATATGTTAGTAGATACAGTAAGATTAGCTAGGAAAGCTTTCCCTGGTGAGAAAAAATACTCCCTTGGTATAATTGCTTCTAGGCTTAATATTGATGTTTTAAATGCACACAGAGCTGAAGATGATGCCAGGGTATGTTATGAGTTGTATACTATGTGCATAAATAAACTAAAAAATACGGAGATGATTTAA
- the rnhA gene encoding ribonuclease HI, producing MNIIIYTDGGCTGNPGPGGWGSVLLVDGKEILLSGGDESTTNNKMELTAVIKALEYIGAEFGFKNNLSIYTDSQYVKNGITSWIINWEKNGWKTAAKKPVKNKELWIELRTLTKMTEIKWFWVKGHSGDKYNEICDSLVAEERAKFF from the coding sequence ATGAATATAATTATATATACAGATGGTGGTTGCACCGGAAATCCAGGTCCAGGAGGCTGGGGTAGTGTCCTTTTAGTTGATGGGAAGGAGATTCTTTTATCCGGAGGTGATGAATCTACGACTAACAATAAGATGGAGTTAACTGCTGTAATAAAGGCCCTTGAGTATATTGGTGCAGAGTTTGGTTTTAAAAATAATTTATCAATATATACAGACTCCCAATATGTTAAAAATGGTATTACAAGTTGGATTATAAATTGGGAAAAAAATGGTTGGAAAACAGCTGCAAAAAAACCTGTAAAAAATAAAGAGTTATGGATAGAGTTAAGAACTCTTACAAAAATGACAGAGATTAAATGGTTTTGGGTAAAAGGTCATTCTGGAGATAAATATAATGAGATATGTGACAGCTTAGTTGCAGAAGAAAGAGCTAAATTTTTCTAA
- a CDS encoding HD-GYP domain-containing protein codes for MARKYISLDILDSLEKTQLDTITKNPIKILCKNFDTEEQEIKLLNELYKKNPNFWSDENNKWSYYINEKDIVDFKEGKEIEEDFYGFNEFYKEATQLSDEKRLEGLKDNKSRLKLLDLKRLKKDEEIGEALISSTNETIMLNKVIFDDLMKLTPEKAKIKSKKSVDETTEIVKIASNLLGDYSGDYSIFSELIKKSNGSTIKHMTRTFVMSLSFYKYYNKLLNNGYASKVRVNFVAKYRDKYEKLLPHEKNFHLITLERVFMGGMSTVSELESNAIGVGFLLHDIGKQVDLEYFEGSEGYIKDRIQAHVTNGFNELLKRTVYPPVVSAIAGFHHEYYGDDSGYGPLRDFIKRKFPEGTKCDHCISYSLKDVYNGNALCFFPAKLLEIVDVYDALTDPERKYREPLTPIAAIEFMRDVFIKEHVKVDPILFDMFELFLIDSGEI; via the coding sequence ATGGCTAGGAAGTATATATCATTAGATATTTTAGATAGTTTAGAAAAAACACAATTAGATACTATTACTAAAAATCCTATTAAAATTTTATGTAAAAATTTTGATACAGAAGAGCAGGAGATAAAGCTTCTTAATGAACTCTACAAAAAAAACCCCAATTTTTGGAGTGACGAAAATAATAAATGGTCCTACTATATAAATGAGAAGGATATTGTTGACTTTAAAGAAGGGAAAGAGATAGAAGAGGATTTTTATGGCTTTAATGAGTTTTACAAAGAAGCTACACAACTCTCTGATGAAAAAAGGTTAGAAGGTTTAAAGGATAATAAAAGTAGGCTTAAACTCCTTGATTTAAAGAGATTAAAGAAAGATGAAGAAATTGGTGAAGCTTTAATTTCTAGTACCAATGAGACTATAATGCTAAATAAAGTCATTTTTGATGACTTAATGAAGTTGACTCCTGAAAAAGCTAAAATTAAGTCTAAAAAATCAGTTGATGAGACGACAGAGATTGTTAAAATTGCATCAAACCTTTTAGGGGATTACTCAGGAGATTACTCTATATTTTCAGAGTTAATTAAGAAATCCAACGGATCTACAATTAAACATATGACAAGAACATTTGTTATGTCTTTATCCTTTTATAAATATTATAACAAACTATTAAATAATGGTTATGCATCAAAAGTAAGAGTTAATTTTGTGGCTAAATATAGGGATAAATATGAAAAACTTTTACCCCATGAAAAAAACTTCCACTTAATTACCCTTGAACGTGTTTTTATGGGTGGAATGTCCACTGTATCAGAATTAGAATCAAATGCAATTGGTGTTGGTTTTCTACTACATGATATAGGTAAACAGGTAGATTTAGAATATTTTGAAGGATCAGAGGGATATATTAAGGATAGGATTCAAGCCCATGTAACTAATGGTTTTAATGAACTCCTAAAACGAACCGTATATCCACCTGTTGTTTCTGCAATTGCTGGTTTTCATCATGAATATTATGGGGACGATAGTGGATATGGTCCCTTAAGAGACTTTATTAAGCGAAAATTTCCAGAGGGAACAAAGTGTGATCACTGTATATCATACTCACTAAAAGATGTATATAATGGAAATGCACTATGTTTCTTTCCTGCTAAATTGTTAGAGATTGTTGATGTTTACGATGCATTAACAGACCCTGAGAGAAAGTATAGGGAGCCTCTAACACCAATTGCTGCAATTGAGTTTATGAGGGATGTTTTTATAAAGGAACATGTTAAGGTAGATCCAATACTTTTTGATATGTTTGAGTTATTTTTAATTGATTCAGGAGAGATTTAG
- a CDS encoding YaiI/YqxD family protein — protein MRIWVDADSCPVKIREIISKAAKRVEIEALYVANRVIPVQEHDYIRKIVTSNEDQSADKYILDNIKESDIVITRDIPLADELVNEGLTVLNDRGDIYTKENIKERLSIRDFMKEARELGLGYESTNRFGPKDVQNFSNSFDKILRQKTS, from the coding sequence GTGAGAATATGGGTAGATGCAGACTCATGTCCAGTTAAAATAAGAGAGATTATTTCCAAGGCGGCAAAAAGAGTAGAAATTGAAGCCTTATATGTCGCAAATAGAGTTATACCTGTACAGGAGCATGATTATATAAGAAAGATTGTTACAAGTAACGAAGATCAAAGTGCTGATAAGTATATATTAGATAATATTAAAGAGAGCGATATTGTTATTACTAGAGATATACCACTTGCAGATGAATTAGTTAATGAGGGTTTAACAGTACTTAATGATAGAGGTGATATCTATACTAAGGAGAATATAAAGGAGAGACTCTCAATTAGGGATTTTATGAAAGAAGCCCGGGAGTTAGGATTAGGTTATGAATCTACAAACCGTTTTGGTCCTAAGGATGTTCAAAATTTCTCAAACTCTTTTGATAAGATATTAAGACAAAAAACAAGCTAG
- a CDS encoding HEAT repeat domain-containing protein, with product MKKTLLSLIYIIYLTCVIFSEEPNEKIVSIDQERSETLLYGIDSEVKELIAKLKKDKITGFNKELNSILESTYDESLKLAILDYYTQMEISDGEDEALKVFDLIIYQEEFSDNYAISCIDYLSEIESKKAISDIGSILDSDNDKIVIAAMKLIGKNRVKSQEKTLLSYLEDDDTEESVYVQVIKTLGSIKSKEAIKLLIPIADDEDEETTIRNAVCYSLGEIGDEEGIPVLKRCLGNRTNYLLRLSALEALGKFSSPDMDNILIQSLRDPHWSIREKAIEALGDKKVTKAFDILKYKALKDPETKIQKKAFYAIGDIDSEECRDFLKEVYTEKSYSDTQKILAIEKLIEHNVDWIYPSIEERYNKDRLEKRKPILDATIKFFVNKEYKFGVDLYNKLLADDNYIYRLYAIQGIRLNKLSEFKEKLVTLSTTDKNKNIKKHALSAIEEL from the coding sequence ATGAAAAAAACACTTCTTTCTTTAATCTATATCATCTATTTAACATGTGTAATCTTTTCTGAAGAACCTAATGAAAAAATAGTTTCTATAGATCAAGAAAGGAGTGAAACTCTACTTTATGGAATCGATTCTGAAGTTAAAGAGTTAATAGCAAAATTAAAAAAAGATAAAATTACGGGTTTTAATAAGGAGTTAAACTCTATATTAGAGAGTACATATGATGAATCTCTTAAACTTGCAATATTAGATTATTATACCCAAATGGAAATTAGTGATGGCGAAGATGAAGCCTTAAAAGTATTTGATTTAATCATTTATCAAGAGGAATTCAGCGACAACTATGCCATATCTTGTATTGATTATTTAAGTGAAATTGAGTCAAAAAAAGCAATCTCCGATATTGGATCTATACTTGATAGTGATAATGATAAAATTGTAATCGCAGCGATGAAATTAATAGGTAAAAATAGAGTTAAATCCCAGGAAAAAACTCTATTATCCTATCTAGAAGATGATGATACAGAAGAAAGTGTATATGTTCAGGTAATAAAAACCCTAGGAAGTATAAAATCTAAAGAAGCTATTAAGCTATTAATACCAATTGCTGATGATGAGGACGAAGAGACAACTATAAGAAATGCTGTATGTTATAGTCTCGGGGAAATTGGAGATGAAGAAGGGATTCCTGTGCTTAAGAGATGCCTAGGGAATAGAACTAACTATCTGCTAAGATTAAGCGCATTAGAAGCTCTTGGAAAGTTCTCATCTCCTGATATGGATAACATATTAATACAGTCCCTTAGGGATCCTCACTGGTCAATTCGTGAAAAAGCAATTGAAGCATTAGGAGATAAAAAAGTAACAAAAGCTTTTGATATATTAAAATATAAAGCTCTTAAAGATCCTGAAACTAAGATACAAAAGAAGGCTTTTTACGCAATTGGAGATATAGATAGTGAAGAGTGTAGAGATTTCCTTAAGGAAGTTTATACTGAAAAATCATATAGTGATACACAAAAGATATTGGCAATTGAAAAACTTATAGAGCATAATGTAGATTGGATTTACCCATCAATTGAAGAGAGATATAACAAGGATAGACTAGAGAAGAGAAAGCCAATATTAGATGCTACTATTAAATTCTTTGTTAATAAAGAGTATAAATTTGGAGTAGACCTATATAACAAGCTACTAGCTGATGATAATTATATCTACCGTTTATATGCTATTCAAGGAATAAGGCTTAACAAGCTATCAGAATTTAAAGAGAAGTTAGTTACATTATCAACAACAGATAAAAATAAAAATATTAAAAAACACGCACTTTCTGCTATAGAAGAACTCTAG
- the tgt gene encoding tRNA guanosine(34) transglycosylase Tgt, with product MFTQLERDKNTNARNGIMHLPHGDVLTPAFMPVGTNGAVKALHHKSLKEMGYDLILGNTYHLYLRPGLDVIRNAGSLHDFTTWDKNILTDSGGFQVFSLSEFRKISEEGVKFRSHIDGSYHMFTPENVIEKQEVFRSDILMMLDVCTPPGIGEREAREALDITTRWAKRGTKRWHERIDGYDGKLFAIVQGNFYKELRKRSALELLELDTPGIAIGGLSVGETPAEFHEYLSYTAEFLPLEKPKYVMGIGTPDYILSAVENGIDIFDCVYPTRIARNGTAFTRDGLIMLKNAKHELSLLPLDPECNCPVCKKYTRSYIRHLVKAKEILAPMLVTEHNLYFLANMMEEIRESIKVGNFYLYKQNFLKRYKGL from the coding sequence ATGTTTACACAATTAGAAAGAGACAAAAATACAAATGCAAGAAATGGTATAATGCATTTGCCCCACGGAGATGTATTGACTCCAGCATTTATGCCAGTTGGAACAAATGGAGCAGTTAAGGCTCTTCATCATAAGTCATTAAAAGAGATGGGTTATGACCTTATTCTAGGAAACACATACCATCTATACCTAAGACCCGGTCTAGATGTTATTAGAAATGCAGGTAGCCTCCATGATTTCACAACTTGGGATAAAAATATCTTAACAGATTCCGGTGGTTTCCAAGTATTCTCACTATCTGAGTTTAGAAAAATATCAGAGGAGGGTGTTAAGTTTAGATCCCATATTGATGGCTCATACCATATGTTTACACCTGAAAATGTAATTGAAAAGCAGGAAGTATTTAGAAGTGATATACTTATGATGCTTGATGTATGTACACCTCCAGGAATTGGAGAGAGGGAAGCAAGAGAAGCCTTAGATATAACAACTAGATGGGCAAAAAGAGGAACTAAACGTTGGCATGAGAGAATAGATGGTTACGATGGGAAACTATTTGCAATAGTTCAGGGTAACTTTTATAAAGAGTTAAGAAAAAGAAGTGCCCTAGAATTACTTGAGTTAGATACTCCTGGTATCGCTATTGGAGGATTATCAGTAGGGGAGACTCCAGCAGAGTTTCATGAGTATCTCTCCTATACTGCAGAGTTTCTTCCCTTAGAAAAACCAAAATATGTTATGGGTATAGGAACACCTGATTATATACTCTCAGCTGTTGAGAATGGAATAGATATCTTTGATTGTGTTTATCCCACAAGAATAGCGAGAAACGGGACAGCATTTACAAGAGATGGTCTTATTATGCTTAAAAATGCAAAACATGAATTATCACTTTTACCCCTAGATCCTGAGTGTAATTGTCCTGTTTGTAAAAAATATACCAGGTCATATATTAGACATTTAGTTAAAGCTAAAGAGATACTTGCACCGATGTTAGTAACAGAGCATAATCTATACTTCCTAGCAAATATGATGGAAGAGATCAGAGAATCTATAAAAGTTGGGAATTTTTATCTATACAAACAAAATTTTCTAAAAAGATATAAAGGGCTATAA
- a CDS encoding LptF/LptG family permease yields MKYLHSMLLKLFIPTFLGAVTFFVVLLEVIDLFSNISNYINEDVPLLVILQIVFFYIPKAINTSLPMALLFSISFTLGNLYSNNELIAIFASGIKLFRFVYPLILFGLILSIFGFYFDDKVVIQTYSKKNELQDRALSRVKSFDNHNVALTNKDRSVIYYIKYYNDTKKSLSDIIIIERDIRNRLIQRVDAKIAYWKNQTWEFQDTLIYKLEDNNDYFTVTNRAKYINNKYSLTPESFKDPIKDISEMDLETSRKWIELLKTTGKTHRAMEDYMEYLKRYTMTLTPLIVAFLSCALGGKFKKNVLLMSLLSSLSISVCYYVFQMITVEVSLRVEYIPPLMGAWAPFILFTIIGLVQFKKAKT; encoded by the coding sequence ATGAAATATCTACACAGTATGTTACTTAAACTTTTTATCCCAACATTTCTAGGAGCAGTTACCTTTTTTGTCGTACTTTTAGAGGTTATTGATCTATTTTCAAATATATCCAACTATATTAATGAAGATGTTCCACTTTTAGTTATATTACAAATTGTATTTTTTTATATTCCTAAAGCTATAAATACATCTCTTCCTATGGCACTTTTATTCTCCATCTCCTTTACCCTTGGGAACTTATACTCTAACAATGAATTAATTGCGATTTTTGCTTCTGGTATTAAACTTTTTAGATTTGTATATCCTTTAATCCTATTTGGACTTATTCTAAGTATTTTTGGTTTTTATTTTGATGATAAAGTTGTTATTCAAACCTACAGTAAAAAGAATGAACTACAGGATAGAGCCTTAAGTAGGGTTAAATCCTTTGATAATCATAATGTGGCCCTAACAAATAAGGACCGAAGTGTGATCTACTATATTAAATATTATAATGATACAAAAAAATCCCTATCTGATATAATTATAATTGAACGGGATATTAGAAATCGTCTAATTCAAAGGGTTGATGCAAAAATAGCTTACTGGAAAAATCAGACTTGGGAGTTTCAAGATACTTTAATATATAAGTTAGAAGATAATAACGACTATTTTACTGTTACTAATAGAGCTAAGTATATAAATAATAAATATAGTTTAACCCCTGAGAGTTTTAAAGATCCAATAAAAGATATATCTGAAATGGATCTAGAAACCAGTAGAAAATGGATTGAACTTCTTAAAACTACAGGTAAAACCCATAGAGCCATGGAAGACTATATGGAGTATCTTAAACGATATACAATGACACTAACTCCACTTATAGTAGCATTTTTATCATGTGCTTTAGGTGGAAAGTTCAAAAAGAATGTTCTTCTTATGAGTTTACTCTCGTCATTATCTATATCTGTATGTTATTATGTTTTTCAAATGATAACAGTAGAAGTCTCCCTTAGAGTCGAGTACATTCCTCCACTAATGGGAGCTTGGGCACCATTTATACTTTTTACAATCATAGGTTTAGTTCAATTTAAAAAGGCTAAAACCTAA
- a CDS encoding LptF/LptG family permease translates to MIRSSIINRYLVKEILFSFLISFLFFFFVFFVNQILYIMGQMLKEMPFIEVLKLVWYSLPIVIALSFPFGVLVGALMAIGKLSFDNEILACLSSGISYFKIYIPIIFIGIVLSIISFIINDYLQPLGNSKSRKLRRELIQRNPDLILKPFSTKIYKDRVIINGDVNSETGIEDLVIIDRNEDGLNRVIMAEKAKMLDGELQQGLLTLSLNSVFSLSADEHKSSEFEYFTSDSMKYNILFSDMQTTNTSITPEEMRSVDIYKGVRRIKDKLSSKVKTDILESYSIKSKIEEEYNTLISMKSINAQSINRLQNLQRDYIKKSSSKIKSRELLGWQIGLYQKILIPLSCLSFLLLAFPLGLTNKRSGKMMGFGVGLFITIVYWSLLMGTKIYAYKGVGNTLLIMAIPNIFVLLITAIIIPIRFKK, encoded by the coding sequence ATGATAAGATCATCAATTATTAATAGATATTTAGTTAAAGAAATTTTATTCTCCTTTTTAATAAGTTTCCTTTTCTTCTTTTTTGTTTTTTTTGTAAATCAAATCCTCTATATTATGGGACAGATGTTAAAAGAGATGCCCTTTATCGAAGTCCTAAAACTAGTTTGGTACTCTCTACCTATAGTAATTGCCTTATCCTTCCCATTTGGAGTCTTAGTAGGAGCTTTAATGGCTATTGGTAAACTATCATTTGATAATGAAATTTTAGCCTGTCTATCATCCGGAATATCATACTTCAAAATATATATCCCAATAATATTTATTGGGATAGTGCTATCAATTATCTCATTTATCATAAATGACTATTTACAACCTTTAGGTAATTCTAAGTCAAGAAAATTAAGAAGAGAGTTGATTCAAAGAAATCCTGACCTTATTTTAAAACCATTTTCTACTAAAATTTATAAGGATAGAGTAATTATCAATGGTGATGTTAATAGTGAAACTGGAATAGAAGATCTTGTAATAATTGATAGAAATGAAGATGGCTTAAATAGAGTTATTATGGCAGAAAAGGCGAAGATGTTAGATGGTGAGTTACAACAGGGTTTATTAACTCTATCTTTAAACAGTGTCTTTTCACTCTCTGCAGATGAGCATAAATCATCTGAGTTTGAATATTTTACCAGTGATTCAATGAAGTATAACATCCTATTTAGTGATATGCAGACAACCAACACTTCAATAACCCCAGAGGAGATGAGAAGTGTTGATATATATAAAGGTGTAAGAAGAATAAAGGATAAGTTAAGTTCTAAAGTCAAAACAGACATTCTAGAATCCTACAGTATAAAAAGTAAAATTGAAGAAGAGTATAATACACTAATATCTATGAAATCTATAAATGCCCAGAGCATAAATCGTTTACAAAACTTACAAAGAGATTATATAAAAAAGTCCTCATCAAAAATTAAAAGCAGAGAACTACTAGGTTGGCAAATAGGATTATACCAAAAGATTCTAATACCTCTATCATGTCTAAGTTTTTTATTATTAGCATTCCCATTAGGTTTAACAAATAAAAGAAGCGGAAAGATGATGGGTTTTGGTGTAGGACTATTTATTACAATAGTTTACTGGTCACTTTTAATGGGGACCAAAATATATGCATATAAAGGGGTAGGGAATACACTACTGATTATGGCTATTCCTAACATTTTTGTTTTACTTATAACAGCAATAATAATCCCAATAAGGTTTAAAAAATAA
- the dut gene encoding dUTP diphosphatase, with amino-acid sequence MKTIDIKYSTNTPKYHSEEAAGADIQAFIDKDIVIKPLERSIIPTGIYLEIPKGYEAQVRPRSGLAAKYGVTVLNTPGTIDSDYRGEIKVILINLGQNDFIVSNLDRIAQLVIAPVIKANFQKDIKLNQTTRGEGGFGSTGL; translated from the coding sequence ATGAAAACAATTGATATAAAATATAGTACTAATACACCTAAGTACCATTCAGAAGAAGCTGCAGGAGCTGACATCCAGGCTTTTATTGATAAAGATATAGTAATAAAACCACTAGAGAGATCTATAATCCCTACAGGTATCTATTTAGAAATACCTAAAGGGTATGAAGCACAAGTTAGACCTAGATCAGGACTTGCAGCTAAGTATGGAGTTACAGTATTAAATACACCAGGAACAATTGACTCTGATTATAGGGGAGAGATTAAGGTAATTTTAATTAATCTTGGTCAAAATGATTTTATCGTTAGTAATTTAGATAGAATTGCACAGCTAGTTATAGCTCCAGTTATTAAAGCTAATTTTCAAAAAGATATTAAATTAAATCAAACAACTAGAGGTGAAGGCGGATTTGGTTCGACAGGTCTTTAA
- the pnp gene encoding polyribonucleotide nucleotidyltransferase: MYTAKFEINGQELILETGRMAKQANGAVIVRLGGSEVLATACCSSEPKEGLDFVPVTVEYNEKYYAAGKIPGGFLKREARPKDKEILVSRLIDRPMRPLFYKAFSRELQVVPTVVSTDQINPPDILGMIGAFAAVMISDIPFNGPVGAVRVALVNDEYVINPTFDQIDESVLDIVVGATNDGICMVEGGGKEVSEDQMLGAISKAEEFLKDFLVFMQEFQDACGKEKLGFHESALVLENSEAMEEYLSPLIEEASFVKGKFERLAALKEVKNAAAEKFAENITDETKPLFSKLFNEIEKKIMRAAVIEKQLRCDGRDPKTIRAITSEIGILAKAHGSALFTRGETQSLGVVTLGSALDEQILDNIDGDKRERFMLHYNFPPYSVGEVGRLMTGRREIGHGHLAFRALEPVLPPKDIYPYTIRIVSEILESNGSSSQATICSGSLSMLAAGVPIKSPVAGIAMGLIKEGDKFQVLSDILGEEDHMGDMDFKVAGTKNGITAFQMDIKISGISKEVMTVALNQAHEGRLHILERMNSVISEPSDNIPENVPKTISFKVPTDKIGMIIGPGGKNIKGLSEKYTAKVNIEESGLLTIFAATSAQAEACEADIRGMVEDPEAGNIYTGKVTRLTDFGAFIEILPGKEGLCHISKIAKERVQKVSDALKEGQEVKVRLIEVDRMGRLNLSIVDADNPDWKPQRTPSRPPRPQGDRPQRK; the protein is encoded by the coding sequence ATGTATACAGCAAAATTTGAAATTAATGGGCAAGAGCTAATTCTTGAAACAGGAAGAATGGCAAAGCAGGCAAACGGTGCAGTTATCGTTCGTTTAGGTGGAAGTGAAGTGTTAGCCACAGCATGTTGTTCTTCTGAACCAAAAGAGGGATTAGACTTTGTTCCAGTAACAGTTGAGTATAACGAAAAGTATTATGCAGCTGGTAAAATACCTGGTGGATTCTTAAAAAGAGAAGCTCGACCTAAAGATAAAGAGATCTTAGTATCAAGATTAATTGATAGGCCAATGAGACCTCTTTTTTATAAGGCTTTCAGCAGAGAACTACAAGTTGTTCCTACAGTTGTTTCAACAGACCAAATTAACCCACCGGACATCTTAGGTATGATTGGTGCATTTGCAGCAGTTATGATTTCAGACATACCTTTCAATGGCCCAGTGGGGGCTGTAAGAGTTGCATTAGTTAATGATGAGTATGTTATTAATCCAACCTTTGATCAAATTGATGAATCTGTTTTAGATATTGTTGTTGGTGCAACTAACGATGGTATATGCATGGTAGAGGGTGGAGGAAAAGAAGTTTCCGAAGACCAGATGCTTGGAGCAATAAGTAAAGCCGAAGAGTTTTTAAAAGACTTTTTAGTATTTATGCAGGAATTCCAGGATGCCTGTGGTAAAGAGAAGTTAGGTTTTCATGAATCTGCTTTAGTTTTAGAAAACAGTGAAGCAATGGAGGAGTATTTATCTCCGCTTATTGAAGAAGCATCATTTGTTAAAGGTAAATTTGAGAGATTAGCAGCTTTAAAAGAAGTAAAAAATGCAGCAGCAGAGAAATTTGCTGAAAATATCACAGATGAGACAAAACCTCTATTTAGTAAACTTTTTAACGAAATAGAGAAGAAAATAATGCGTGCTGCAGTAATTGAAAAACAGTTACGATGTGATGGTAGGGATCCAAAGACTATTAGAGCAATTACTTCTGAAATTGGTATCTTAGCAAAAGCCCATGGTTCAGCACTATTTACTAGGGGAGAGACTCAATCCCTAGGTGTTGTTACTTTAGGTTCAGCATTAGATGAGCAGATATTAGATAATATTGATGGTGATAAACGAGAGCGGTTTATGCTTCATTACAACTTTCCTCCTTATTCAGTTGGTGAGGTTGGAAGACTTATGACAGGTAGAAGAGAGATAGGACATGGTCATTTAGCTTTTAGAGCTTTAGAGCCAGTTTTACCTCCAAAAGATATCTACCCATACACTATTAGAATAGTTTCTGAAATATTAGAATCAAATGGGTCCTCTTCCCAAGCTACTATTTGTAGTGGATCTCTATCTATGTTAGCAGCTGGTGTTCCAATTAAAAGTCCTGTTGCAGGTATAGCTATGGGTCTAATTAAAGAGGGAGATAAATTCCAAGTACTATCTGATATTCTTGGTGAAGAAGATCATATGGGAGATATGGATTTTAAGGTTGCTGGTACTAAAAATGGAATTACTGCATTCCAAATGGATATTAAGATTTCAGGTATTAGTAAAGAGGTTATGACTGTAGCATTAAACCAAGCCCATGAAGGTAGACTTCATATCTTAGAGAGAATGAACAGTGTAATTTCTGAACCATCAGATAACATTCCTGAAAATGTTCCTAAGACTATTAGTTTCAAAGTTCCTACAGACAAAATAGGTATGATAATTGGACCTGGTGGAAAAAACATAAAAGGATTATCTGAGAAATATACTGCTAAGGTTAATATTGAAGAGAGTGGATTATTAACTATTTTTGCAGCTACATCAGCTCAAGCCGAAGCTTGTGAAGCTGATATTAGAGGAATGGTAGAAGACCCTGAAGCTGGTAATATATACACAGGAAAAGTAACAAGACTAACAGATTTTGGTGCTTTTATTGAAATATTACCAGGGAAAGAGGGTTTATGTCATATCTCTAAAATTGCAAAAGAGAGAGTTCAAAAAGTTTCTGATGCATTAAAAGAGGGACAAGAAGTTAAAGTAAGACTTATTGAAGTAGACCGAATGGGTAGACTTAATTTAAGTATTGTGGATGCTGATAATCCTGATTGGAAGCCTCAAAGAACACCTAGTAGACCTCCTAGACCGCAAGGTGATAGACCACAAAGAAAATAA